The Lineus longissimus chromosome 6, tnLinLong1.2, whole genome shotgun sequence sequence gggggccaatttagacccgtgttcaacacaggttttttgataggagacaagaccactaatgaatattcataggttggagggtcgaggcctatcaattagacgagtgcatgttttttactctcaagtacatatttggagaggtattgaaaaaatatttgctgtggcaagtctacagatataaagaaattatttgatgaaaaaattaatttcgaattttgctaattgggtaatagggggcgtgttttgagttttttccgccagttggctgaaaacagtggaaatatcaaagtctgtctaatttgtcgattataaaaaaattaccgtggtcaatcaccaatttccatcgcaccagttactcgcaagactaacccgtatatcatatccgaatttcagtttcactacttgacgcgttctttgatgcgtcgcggtcaaacattgacaatttaactgctaaaaggcttaaaaaatcaattgtggtcttgtctcataggtggaatctgaatagacacggccattgcaagttctaagatctgGCGACAGATGGAGcagtgtagttgcctcggtattgcccATGCGAAATTCCcttccaacgggaaagaaacacaggagagctccctacctacagcgcacctgtcgccggggctgttaaccattatctaacaccactgataggtgtaagtgcgccccaggttttttgacacacggcgaagacacgggtcttgaaaaaacacggggttttatgataggtggaactacgactttaAACGCATAGGAATCAAGATAGGCGAAGTCACCAAACGGCATACGGCGGCACGGTAGACATTTTTATTTGAGTCGCCAATTAGCGTACGTCCGCAGCAAAGGGTTAAAGGGGGGCTATGGTGTATATTAGTCTTCAAAAATCCTTGTTTTTGGATCAACATCTGAACCTCTGTTCTATCCAATTATTTCCAGTGTTGATGAACTGCTTAGAGACACCGACTCTGAATTAGACGAAGATGACAAAGCGAAGCCGGGCAAAAAAGGTGCTAAGAAGTCGGCCAAGAAGGAGAGGCCAGGTGCAGCATGGCTGAAGGAGagtaatgatgatgacatcGTCGACTTCCTGGATACGTCTGCTTCAAAGAAAGTTCTGGGTAAGACCTGTTTTGTCAATTTGTTTGGGTCGGGGAAGGACAAAATCAAGGCGACGGCCGAGTCGAAATgtgaggtcatgaccatgagaTATATATTGTCCAAGTCAAACTAGGCCTGATCAAGGCACTACACAACCAGAAGTGATCGTGAAACAAACAAGCGACTTTTTAAATGTGGGTGTTTGGAGAGTTTCAGATGCTGGGGAGACCATTTCACTGCTCGGAAGCTCAGGATGAGATGCCGTGATCTTGAAAAAAACTACACGTTCTCCTTTAATACAGAAAGTTGGACAAGGTTTGAAAATTGCGTGCGCCCTGGATTATTCTTTGGTCATAGTGTGCCATTGAAATACTCTATAAATGTTCATCTCTATGAGCAGTTCCTCCCATGCTCTAGCACATCGCACTGaaaccttaaagggggactataggcaggaacagaggggctaatttggccatcttcaggtgactaatatataCAGTAAGGgccatgtcagattcagcactcagtgtattcctcgtacaagcgtgaatcattccGACgttctgtgagatgtgagagacccctattggcgacttcatgtaactttaccttgcctgcctagctgctgcctatattgtccctttaaacttcTACTTTATGCTCCAAGAGGCTGCACTTTAGCAgcactttatacatacatgtactaacctGGGTCTATTTTTAAGCACTTTATAAAAGCTGCTGCTATTCTAATAGTTCTCGACAGAGGCACTCTGAAGGTATCAAATTGGCTGCAGCACTTCAGTTTCTGACTGTATTCAGgtaatgatatatacatgtatctatcctTTCAGCAACTAAACCGCAAGTTAAACCGGGAACATCCGGCATCCAGCATGATTTCAAGTTGACTCCAGACGGTCGCCTCATCATCACGGGAGACAAGGAAGAGGAGATGCCTAAGCCAAGTAAGGAGGAAGCAATGGATGACTTGGAGGATCTGCTTGATGCCTTCGAAGGCCCGACAAAGGTATATCTTCTCATTTTGATAGTTTTTGTACGCAGTGCGGCATTTACATTCTGTATTTTGGTTGCCAAGCCTATTCTTGGATGTCTGGTGttggctttttagctcacctcttagcagaggtgagcttatcccataccgtggcgtccgtcgtccgtcgtcgtcgtcgtcgtcgtcgtcgtcgtcgtcgtcgtcgtcgtcgtcgtcgtcgtcgtccgtcgtcgtccgtcgtccgttagcagggcacgtttcgtaactgttagagctattgagttgaaacttggtacacatgtacccttatgtaatgacaccttggagaccaagtttcggtccgattcgtttcatggtttggccaccagggggccaaacgttaaaagtgaaaatatgcaatatctcccttaatagtagtcgggaaattttgaaaaaaatatggtaggtacttctagcaaaggtgcatcatatatcctccgggtttttgatttgacctccttttcaaggtcacagaggtcatatggtgtaaattggccgttaggatgtaacgatggcacgtttctaaactgcaatggctattgataccaaatttggtacacatttaccccttagtcaggtgatcttagggaccgaagtttggtccaatatgattcaccacttgtccaccagggggcaaaatccaaaaaccttaaaaatgtgattattccttaacttcttgcccgattgccaccaatttgatatcatgggtacatctaaccaccatacagtatatgtcacacaggtttttaatttgaccttcttgtcaaggtcacagaggtcaaatggcgtaaattcgccgtcaggccgtaactatggcacgtttcttaactgcaatgactattgatcacaaattaagtacacatgtaccccttggtcaggtgatcttaggtaccgaagtttggtgcgatctgatttgccgtttggcctccagggagggggccaaatcctaatctcttcaaaatgccattattcctagtaatgacttgcccgattggcaccaattttatatcataggtacatctaattctaacaaccattcaatgtgtcacccgggtcttctttgatttgacctacttttcaaggtcacagaggtcgaatgtattgtaaattggccattttggggaaattgtaattgcttggacctacatcaaacctaacactacatgacacaataccatgctctttatccatctttcctccacatgaggtgagcacaatggccctggccatttcattttaattctcAATTTCATATCATGTTTGTTTATATCAGGCATCCAACGTCATGTTCCCAACAAAGGTTGTGAAACTTTAGCAACTTCGAATAACCGACCTGCTTCAAGAGCTTCCACACTTCCTATCAGTCTTCCGAGGACAACTGTGGCCAGCTCAAATTTTCTGTCCTGCCCTCTATCTTTTATTAAAGGGAGCGTGTATTGCATAGGGAAAAAAgggagaaaaagttgaaaaatttgGTTCTGCCTGTTTTTTACTTTAGGAAAATGATTGTTAAAAGGTCATATGAACCAGCTTGTTTTTTAAAGCTGTTTGAAGGCTGCGACTGCTTAGTTAATAATCAGGTCTAACAGAGTAAGTGTTGTGTTTCTAGAATCAGGGGCTTTTGGGAGGGTTTTCAAACAGAGTAACTTTTCTTCAGTATGCATTTTTTGCACAAtgaaaacttgaaaaaaaattgtgcgtTCTGAAATGCCTATATCTCAAACAATTCTCAATTTTGTGCACAATCACCCCCATTACAGTAATTTCAATATCTGTCAGTGACCCCAAGAGGCTTGTTTTGGCCGATTAGGTCACAAACGTGTCCTTGTGATCAAACAGTTATCACGTCAGCTGTGTATGTGGACAACTCCACAGGCAGATAATCCATCTTCTACCAAAAAAACCCTGGTCAAGGCCAAGAGACACAGGGGGCTGGGGGTTGGGGGACAAACAGATTTCTCTTCCTAGCCACGAATCAGTTCTGAGATGATCTTTTCCTCTTCTTCAGAAAAGCAAGAAGCGTCGctttgatgatgacgaagatgacGAGCACGATGACCGACCAGCAAAATATCGTGCCGGCGGTGGTGGTATTCATCGTCCCATTGCTGTCGCCAAGCGGGAAACGGGAAAGACTGGAGGAGAATATCGAGCTAAGGTAATGACTTGTTATTCACGTTATAGATGTTATACAATTCTGATTATGCACAAGGGAGTGGCAGGGCTTTCTATCACCTTTAAGCTACACTTGTTGAATGGTGTATCCCAATTCAGGGGCAGAACAGTGTTGCACAAATTTACCCGCTAAAGCATTCTCTGGTTGTTAAAATCCTCTAAGTTTCTTAAAAGTACTTCATGCATACCTTTTAAAAAACTGAGATCCTGAATCAACAGAGTCACATACTCCTGCAAAAAAGCCAGATTTTTGCTGCGAAGCGATGAAGTTATGGAAAACTAAGCGCAGATAAGTGTGATTGTGTCTGGGTGTGTCCTGAATTTGGGATTGAAAGCCCTGGGGCAGACTGGGGGCGTGAATATAGATTTAAGACcccttaaccctttaactgccactGTCGCTAAATTGCGACGAGCGGCTATGCGTATTCACCATTGACTTGACTGAGTTTTATTGAAAAGATCGTCTACATAGTTTTCCCGTCTACTGATAGATGGTGTGCAGGTACATAGTAGATCGCTTCTATGGCAGTTTCGAGGAATCTATCTCTTCTCTATTCAAGCTACAGTCTTTGAGTTCGACAGgttatgaaaatttgaaaaatatttggcagttaaagggttaaaaatAAGTCTTATACTTTGTGTGTTGTGTGGGATTCGTGTACATGACAGCTACACAATAATAATTggcctaatacatgtacatgtacatcaactgGGGATCAGCGGCAGAGTGGTTTAAGCGCCAGGCTTTATAACCAGGAGGTCATAGGTTGGACACTCGGACggatcagcactgtttcatctttgtgtccttgggcaaggcactcaaccctacttgcttctctccacccaggagtaaatgggtaccagatTTGCCTGGGAAGTTGACCTGCGATAGACCAGggtcctatccagggggagtattACTCCTGGTGGGCTAATGCTCAAGAAACCGGGTAAAGCTCCGGCCGGATGGGCTGTTTTCGGCTCGGGCAGTAGCTGACTTGAACTTAACTTGTACATCTGCAGCAGTTGCCACAGTTTCAGTCACAGTATCCGATCCGATGTACTGTTATGTGCAAGATTTGATGCATCCATGCCGTCAGAGCGTCAGATTAGTCTGGTAGATGAAGCTGCTTTTTGAACGGCTGTCTCATCTTCGAGTTCTTCCATGCGTAAGTCATCAGGTTGAGTATGCTGTTGAAACGCGCTAAGGTAAACGTCACGAGGAGCACCGTGCGATTTAATAGTCAGCCGAATGTCTGCGTACATAATTGTCAGAACCAAAGTGATAGGGAGCCAGCAAGTTAAAAATCCACCCACTACcagcaaaaacatttttaccGCCCTGTAGTCTGATTTTGCATTTTGTGCTTGGTCTGGAGCCTGCGTTCCTTCTTGAATCCTATTTTGCTGCCGATGTGCTATCACATACAGttgagtatatacatgtaggacgACTTGGAAGATGGACATCACGTATAGATAACCGATAATGAAAAGCTTATATCCTGGATGGTGGAAATCTTTGTAGGTGCATGTTTTAATCTTCCAATCTTTTCTCCCTGCAAATTGGCAGTGGCCCTTTGATATCGAGCGTCCGCAACTTGCGATTAGAATGGCAGTGCCTTTTCGCGAGGTCATGTCTTGGCTGAATGCAATGCCACCTTTCAAGAGCTCGAGATCTTCATATCCTCCTCAACATCCTTGTTTTTGAGTTTTCTGACCTGAAACGTAGGAAACACACCACTGTTAGCCAGGAGTCATCTTCATGTACCTGTGCTTCTGAGCAGGTGTGGCTCAACTCTAAAACCTGAGTACACGTATGTCCGCAGTTCAGTATATATTCAGGGTGAtccacaaaaaaaaattttctgcaAGGATTTTTTCTGCAAGGGGTGGGGTAGTGTTGTATACATTTTGGCTGTCAAAGCATTTTTTTAAGGCCACTTTATTCCTCATGACTAGGTATCTTCAATTTTCAGAATGTTCACTTTTCTCCTCACCTTTAAAAGCTTGTATTTATGGAAAAATGGACGAGAGATATATATCTCCGTACACTTGCACACGACACATTTGTGTTATTTACTCGGTTACTGATGCCATGAAAcatcatgttttatttttcaaaacaacCATTCACGTTGAAATGTGCCTCATTTAATACTGAACAGAAGAATGTCAAAAGTGGGGGAAAAATGTCAtcatgaaatcaaacaaaataatAATTGAAAGAAGTTCAGAAAaagggatttaaaaaaaaatctttttactACCAAAATGTACAATGCTCCCCCACCCTGGCAGAATTACAATATTTGTAGAAATCAAAGCAAATTATAATTGCACACCTCTTTGTCAACTACCCTGTATGTATGCAATTCGGCATGCATTCCATTAGTACTCCTCATACTTGTTCTATTATCGAACAAGTTTGCTGGCGTTGATGATTTTGGCATCACATGACGTCTGAATAACACAGTACCAATTGCACACAGAATCAAGTAAGAAATATATCATATATCTCCAAAATGCAgtttaaaatgtcaaaaagggAACTATttaaaaacatgtcaaaaaggAAACAGTAAGACATGTCAAAAAGTGTGGATGGAGCACTTACATGTACCACTGGAAATTTTTCAACCTTTCCTTTGCCCCTTATTTGGCATCATCTTGGTTCAAGTGTTTTTTCTGCCATGCAAATATTAACCAAAAGACTACTCCTGGAGGGCTATTCAGATGATACCATTTCTTCTTGCTTCTTCAGTATTGTTAGTTTCCGTTCAAATGACACAAAATTTGTATGAATAACAGTCATTCCTGCACGTCAGTGAGTCCATTGCTAACCGCCATCTAAATATTCTTGTTTGCTGTGAAAATGATATCTCCTTCTTCTTGTTTCTCAAGTTCTTGTCCAAGAGTTATCATTCGCTCCTTCCTCCGGGACAATCGAATTGTTCCTGAGGTGCAGCAACTTTTTGAATGCTCGTCGCATCTGAGTGTTCCGGCACGCATAAATCATCGGGTTGAGCGCGCTACTCAAGCAGGCAATGGCGTAGGTGACAACAAACTCAGTACGACGGCTGACTTCGGGCTTGATGAGATATATTGCCATTACGATTATCAATGGGAGCCAACACATTATAAACAGTCCAACGACGGTCGCGAACATCTTGATCGACTTGTTGTtggtctttatattccctggaatGGCTTGATTCTGGCCCCCCATGGCAGCAATCCTTTTTATCTGACGTTGAGAGATGATGACTAACTGAGTGTACAGAATGACCTGAATAATGGACATTGAGGCCATGTAAAGTAGGGCATAAATTTTGTACCCCCACATGTAAATCACTTGATAATTACATATCTCAATTTTCCACTCTGTTCTACCGGCGAACATGCAAAGGGCGGTCAATATCGAAAATGCCCAGATACCGCTAATGATAATTGTCACGTTGCGTGGCGTCATGTAGAGATGATAGCGTAAAGGGTGGTTAACCGCAAGCGAGCAATCCACTGCAATGCACGCAATGTTCAGGAGAGTGCAGTAGATGGATGTAGCGATTAGAAAATGAACAACTAAGCAAATGACAATGTTCGACATTTTGAACTTGAAGACCAGATTACTAATGGTGAAGATCCCGATGGCGATCCCCACCAAGATATCAGCGACTGCTAAGTTACACATGAATATGTACATATTAGTGCGCAATGATTGAAATTTGGCGACGGCAGCTATGACGAGACTATTGCCAAACAGAATGGACAGGCACATGAGTAAGTTGATAACTGATAGCGCTACAGGCATTGTCCCTAGGCCTCCACCCATTATGTCGTCAAAGTTTGTGTTGTTGTTCAGGAGTGACTCGTTCATCTTGAAGTTGGTCGATCCTTGCTTTGTGCATCGAATTCTATTTGAGGCGGTGCATTTTGTGTGAATTCCAGTTGGAACACGCTTAGGGTTAATTTATCTATTTAAGTGTTCCTTGACCTTGTATTCTTCGTGGAAGATGGCCAACTTGGAAGTcctggaaaaaaatttaaaaatgtaTTAGAGATCTAGTAAATTCTTTTTGTAATGTCCAGTTGTATCACAGAGACTATAAGCAAGAGCTAGGGGATCAAACTTGTCTCCTTTAGGTGTCTGTTATGCAGAATTATAGGACTTGGCAATATTTGGTTCTGCATATATTCTTCATGCAAGTTTGAATaatttcgatgtactgtgaaaTAGAAGTGACCCCCTATTGGCGATTTTGTTTAACATAAACTTACTGATGTGGCCCCACCTTTATCGTCCCTTTAAGACAGttaaagtgtct is a genomic window containing:
- the LOC135489376 gene encoding octopamine receptor Oamb-like, coding for MGGGLGTMPVALSVINLLMCLSILFGNSLVIAAVAKFQSLRTNMYIFMCNLAVADILVGIAIGIFTISNLVFKFKMSNIVICLVVHFLIATSIYCTLLNIACIAVDCSLAVNHPLRYHLYMTPRNVTIIISGIWAFSILTALCMFAGRTEWKIEICNYQVIYMWGYKIYALLYMASMSIIQVILYTQLVIISQRQIKRIAAMGGQNQAIPGNIKTNNKSIKMFATVVGLFIMCWLPLIIVMAIYLIKPEVSRRTEFVVTYAIACLSSALNPMIYACRNTQMRRAFKKLLHLRNNSIVPEEGANDNSWTRT